The sequence GTGGCTTGGCATTGATGCACCAGTGCCGGGACTCATGACAAATGATTTCACTTTGGATTGGCAGATTTGCCAGAGACTTGTGAAAGACGGATTACAACTTGGCGCAAAACATTTCGTCGCCGATATTGAAGCGCCAACGCTTGATATGGATTCACCCGCGTATCAACATTTTGCAAGGCTCGGGTTTAAGAAAGTTTATTCGCGGGCTAATTACATGCCTTAACCATCCATCTTTATTGGAACTACTGATGAGCACGACAAGTAATAAAAATGAAATGGTACTTGTTGTTGATGATGACCCATCGGTAACCACATCGCTGGCGCTCCTGTTAAAACAGGCGGGCTACCGGTCGCTTTGTGCCGCAACGCCGCGCGAGGCGCTCGATAAAATCGCGCAGGATGATTTTCATCTGGTCATTCAGGATTTGAATTTTTCGCGCAAAACCACCGGTGAAGAAGGGTTGGAACTGCTCAGAAAAATCAAAGCCGTCAAACCACAGGTGCCGGTGATTTTGCTGACTGCCTGGGGTTCGATTCAACTCGCAGTTGAAGGCATGCGCTCAGGCGCTTCGGATTTCGTCACCAAACCCTGGACGCATAATCAACTGCTGCAATCGGTCAAAACCGCCATCGGCGTGGCGGCAGCCGCCTCGAATCAAAAAGACAAACTGCCGACCCGCGAAGAACTCGACGCCGCGTATGATTTTCGCGACATCATCGGGCGCGATGCGAAAATGCTCAGAATTTTGGATGTCATCGGGCGCATCAGCGCAACCGATGCCTCTGTGCTCGTCACCGGCGAATCGGGAACCGGCAAAGAGTTGATAGCCGCCGCCATTCATCGCAACAGTCGCCGCCGCCATGCGCCATTTGTGAAAGTCAATCTCGGCGGCATCTCTGCGACGCTTTTTGAAAGCGAAATGTTCGGGCATGTGCGCGGCGCATTTACGGATGCCAAACAAGACCGCAAGGGTCGCTTTGAACTGGCAAATAACGGTTCGATTTTTCTCGATGAAATCGGCGATTTGGATTTGAACTCGCAGGTAAAAATGCTGCGCGTCCTGCAAGACCGCTCTTATGAAGTGCTCGGTTCGAGCCTGACGCGCACCGTCGATATTCGGGTGATTTCAGCGACCAATCGCAATTTGCAGGAGATGGTTGCCGCCGGGCAATTTCGCGAAGATTTGCTTTATCGTTTGAATTTGATTGCCGTGCATCTGCCGGCGCTGCGCGAACGCCCGACAGACATTCCCTTACTTGCCAGACATTTTGCCGCAGGCATCGCAAAGATTTATTCGCGAGATGAGATTCAAGTGAGCGATGCGGCATTGCACTGGCTGCAAGGACTGAACTGGCCGGGCAACATCCGCCAGTTAAAACAACTGATTGAACGCGCCATCCTGGTAAGCAATAAAGCGGTTCTTGAAATTGAAGATTTTCGTCTGCCACTCGATATGGCAGTGAACGAAAAATCGAAAGACGAACTGCCGGATGTCGGCAGGATGACGATTGATGAAATGGAAAAAGCCATGATTTTGAAATCCTTAGCGCATTACGACGGCAACATCAGTCGTGTGGCGGAAGCCCTGGGATTGAGTCGTCCGGCGCTTTATAGACGTTTTGAAAAGTACGGTATAAAAGTCTAGCCTGAACCTTTTTCCGGTTGTATTCTAAAAACGCCTCGCCCTTATTCAATGCTTGAATAACTCAATTCCAAAAAACAAACAATTCGATAGAGGTGTATAGATGGAAGCCAAACGCTTGGAATTTATCATTCACGAAGCCGGTTGCATGATTATGATTGCGCCGATGAGCCTCGGCGGTCACGCCTACGAAGATTTACTGGATTTATTCGACGATCAGCAGAAGCTACGCGAATTGATTTTAGCGGGCGCGATGATGCCGATGGATTTGTATCAGGATGATGGCTATCTGGTGCGCGTCGTTATCGGAGATTTGAACGAACAGGAAAGCGCCGAATGGACGGCGCGGGCGCGTTGGCATTTAAAAGTTCCCTGCGGGAAGTTGTTGATTACCGGCGCGCTGGATAATGACGACGAATTTGAGCCGATCAAAGACGGCGATAAATTCTGGCTTGGTGGTTACGTTGAAATCGAACCCGGTGAATACCTTGTTGAAGTGTTGAGCTACGCCCCGGGCGACCTTTCGACCGGATGGGGACAGATTGAAAATCATGATGGCAAAGGATTGTTTCGCCCGACCGCCGGTATCAAACCCGAAAAGCCGCTGGATTATTTCAAACGCACGCGCCCGAATGAAGAAGCGCCCGCGTGGATTCGCGATGAAGGATTCATAGGCGAAGCGGAATATGTCAACTTTGTTGTGAGACTTGCGCCGCCGGTTGATTTACCCGCGCCGCAATTTGAAGCGGGCGGATTTTTGCAATGGGAATTTCGCAAGCCGGAAATATGCCCGGTCGGTATTCGTTCTGCGACGTTTGAGAAAGCTGAATAGGATTGAGGTTGGTGAAAGCGTCGAAGTGTCAGGGTGTTTAATGCGTCAGTAAAATGACGGTGGCAAATTGAACGCCATTTGCCAATAGCTTTACTTTGAATCTGTTGAGGTCTTTGACCGCGCCATTGGTTGAAGCGCGGTCTTTAAACCCTCTTTCAACCTCAGCGAATGGTTTTGCAAGCTGGGCGAATTAACCTCTG comes from Acidobacteriota bacterium and encodes:
- a CDS encoding sigma-54 dependent transcriptional regulator yields the protein MSTTSNKNEMVLVVDDDPSVTTSLALLLKQAGYRSLCAATPREALDKIAQDDFHLVIQDLNFSRKTTGEEGLELLRKIKAVKPQVPVILLTAWGSIQLAVEGMRSGASDFVTKPWTHNQLLQSVKTAIGVAAAASNQKDKLPTREELDAAYDFRDIIGRDAKMLRILDVIGRISATDASVLVTGESGTGKELIAAAIHRNSRRRHAPFVKVNLGGISATLFESEMFGHVRGAFTDAKQDRKGRFELANNGSIFLDEIGDLDLNSQVKMLRVLQDRSYEVLGSSLTRTVDIRVISATNRNLQEMVAAGQFREDLLYRLNLIAVHLPALRERPTDIPLLARHFAAGIAKIYSRDEIQVSDAALHWLQGLNWPGNIRQLKQLIERAILVSNKAVLEIEDFRLPLDMAVNEKSKDELPDVGRMTIDEMEKAMILKSLAHYDGNISRVAEALGLSRPALYRRFEKYGIKV